In Erigeron canadensis isolate Cc75 chromosome 1, C_canadensis_v1, whole genome shotgun sequence, a single window of DNA contains:
- the LOC122584388 gene encoding actin-depolymerizing factor 2-like: MANAASGMAVHDECKLKFMDLKAKRTFRFIIYKIEEKQKQVIVEKLGEPAETYDAFAACLPADECRYAVFDYEFLTPEGVPKSRIFFIAWSPDVARVRSKMIYASSKDRFKRELDGIQVELQATDASEVGLDVIQSRAS, from the exons GCCAATGCAGCATCAGGGATGGCTGTGCACGATGAGTGCAAGCTAAAGTTTATGGACTTGAAGGCAAAAAGGACTTTTCGCTTCATCATTTATAAGATAGAAGAGAAGCAAAAGCAGGTGATAGTAGAAAAGCTCGGGGAACCAGCAGAGACTTATGATGCTTTTGCAGCATGTCTTCCCGCTGATGAGTGCCGATATGCTGTATTCGATTACGAATTTTTGACCCCAGAAGGTGTTCCAAAGAGCAGGATTTTCTTCATCGCATG GTCTCCGGATGTTGCAAGGGTGAGGAGCAAGATGATTTACGCCAGCTCCAAGGACAGGTTCAAGAGAGAGCTTGATGGTATTCAGGTGGAGTTGCAAGCAACAGATGCTAGTGAGGTGGGGCTTGATGTTATCCAAAGCCGAGCAAGCTGA